A stretch of Rhododendron vialii isolate Sample 1 chromosome 4a, ASM3025357v1 DNA encodes these proteins:
- the LOC131324223 gene encoding uncharacterized protein LOC131324223 yields MGALMSKFWFMLFPAKEYKICVVGLDNAGKTTTLYKLHLGEVVTTHPTVGSNVEELVYKNIRFEVWDLGGQDRLRTSWATYYRGTHAVIVVIDSTDRARIGIMKDELFRLLPHEDLQNSVVLIFANKQDIKDAMTPAEITDALSLHSIKNQDWHIQACCALTGEGLYDGLGWIAQRVTGKTPS; encoded by the exons ATGGGGGCATTGATGTCCAAGTTCTGGTTCATGTTGTTTCCTGCAAAGGAGTACAAGATTTGTGTTGTTGGATTGGACAACGCCGGTAAGACGACGACGCTTTACAAATTGCACTTGGGGGAGGTTGTCACTACGCACCCTACGGTTGGGAGCAACGTAGAGGAGCTTGTTTACAAGAATATACGATTCGAG GTCTGGGATCTTGGTGGACAAGACAGACTTAGGACATCATGGGCGACATACTATCGTGGTACTCACGCTGTCATTGTAGTAATTGACAGCACAGATAGAGCCAGAATCGGCATTATGAAGGATGAACTGTTCCGGCTTCTCCCACACGAGGATCTTCAAAATTCTGTTGTACTTATTTTCGCAAACAAACAAGACATCAAGGACGCGATGACTCCCGCTGAGATAACCGATGCCCTTTCCCTTCATAGCATCAAGAACCAAGATTGGCACATTCAAGCTTGCTGTGCCCTCACCGGAGAGGGGCTTTACGATGGTTTGGGGTGGATCGCTCAGCGAGTCACTGGAAAAACACCGAGCTAG